The nucleotide window TCAAACTCTTTAGAAGGGGGCATTCCAAAATCATTTTGGATGAATGCATGTAAGTTGAAATCATTGACCCTGTCCAAAAACAGATTCAGTGGTGAGCTTCAAGTAATAATCGATCACTTACCTAAATGTGCAAGATACTCACTCCGAGAATTAGATCTAAGCTTTAATCAAATCAATGGGACACAACCCGATCTCTCAATATTCTCCCTTTTGgaaatatttgatatttctaAAAATAGGCTAAGCGGGAAGATATATGAAGATATTCGATTTCCAACCAAACTAAGGACACTACGGATGGGTTCGAACTCTATGAATGGTGTGATCTCTGAATTTCATTTTTCTGGTATGTCAATGTTAAAGGATTTAGACTTGTCAGGCAATTCACTAGCATTGAGATTTAACGAAAATTGGGTGCCACCTTTTCAACTGGACACTATAGGATTGGGATCCTGCATACTCGGACCTACATTTCCTAAGTGGATTAAGACTCAAAAGTACTTGCAATTTCTCGATATTTCTAATGCTGAAATTTCAGATAATGTTCCTGAGTGGTTTTGGGATAATCTATCATTGCAAATGTGCAATACAATAAACATTTCAAACAATAATCTTAAAGGATCAATTccaaatttaaaagtaaaaaatcacTGTTCTCTTTTATCTCTTTCATCAAATGATTTTGAAGGGCCCATTCCACCATTTCTACGAGGTTCTGGACTTATTGATCTATCGAAAAATAAATTCTCAGATTCTCGTTCATTCCTATGTGCAAATGTTATAGATGAAATGTTAGCTCAGTTTGATGTTTCAAATAATCAATTATCTGGACGAATTCCAGACTGTTGGAGCAATTTCAAGTCATTAGTTTATGTAGATTTGAGTCACAACAATTTTTCAGGGATGATTCCAACTTCAATGGGATCACTTGTAAAACTGCGAGCATTACTATTGAGGAACAATAGCTTAACAGAGCAGATCCCTTCCTCCTTAATGAACTGCACAAAGTTAGTAATGCTTGATATGAGAGACAACAGACTAGAAGGAGTCATCCCTTATTGGATTGGAAGCGAGTTAAAAGAGCTGCAGGTTTTAAGCTTACATAGGAATCATTTCTTCGGAAGTTTACCAGTAGAACTTTGCTATCTTCGAAATATTCAACTCTTTGATCTCTCATTAAACAATCTTTCTGGACAAGTTCCTAAATGCATTAAAAATTTCACTTCAATGACTCAGAAAGCTTCAACACAAGATTTTACCGATAATACTTTTATTACTACCAGTGACACTTCGCAATTTATCCGTGAATATCAATTGAATGCATTGTTGACATGGAAAGGTGTAGAACAACTGTTCATCAACAATCGATTTGTTCTTCTAAAAAGCATAGATCTATCAAGCAATCACTTTTCGGAAGAGATTCCACCTGAAATAGCAAATTTGATTCAATTGGTCTCACTAAATTTATCAAGAAACAACTTGACAGGGAAAATTCCTTCAAATATCGGAAGGTTAACATCACTTGAATTTCTTGATTTGTCACAAAACaagttgtttggttcaattcCTTCTAGTCTTTCCCAAATAGATCGGCTTGGTGGGTTAGATGTGTCACATAATCAATTATCTGGTGAAATTCCAAAGAGTACACAACTACAAGGTTTCAATGCCTCATTTTACGAAGATAATCTTGATCTTTGTGGCCCACCACTTGTAAAATTGTGTGTTAAAGTGAAACCACTGCATGATCCAAAAGTAGAAGTTCAAGACGATGACGAACGGCTTCTCAATCGTGGGTTTTACATCAGTCTGACATTTGGATTTATTATAGGCTTCTGGGGTGTATTTGGCTCAATCCTAATCAAGCGCTCCTGGAGACATGCTTATTTCAAGTTCTTGAACAATTTAGTGGATGATGTTTACGTGAAGTGCAGATGGTGGCTCAAATATTAAATGGTTTCTCCTCTTTTATGAATGTTTTGTGAATTATTTGCATTGTAACTCTAGTAAGATGATTTCTCCTCTCACTCGACATGTCTCAAAACACTTGATTTGTCTTGATTGTAAAAGATATCCCGTTTTACACGTCCTGATTTTGTAATTTGGACAAATGGTGTATTTTGGGAGATGTTTGGGGGCGAGGAGAAAGTATCCTATCAGATATAGATTGATGGGGTGTATCTCTTATGTAGTAGTCTCTTGTTGAATTGAGTTTGCAACTTGCAAGTTCTTTTCTATTCtgtgtaatttatttatgcCATAAACATTGGTGAAGTATTCTACAAGTAGAAAATACATGTGTCATTTTCCTCATGCATTCACCTCACAAAAATACCCTCCTAATAGTTCTCGCAGCAGCGCTGGATATTAACTGTCGGACCAAGTTAGCTGGCAGTTGAAGTAATTACAGCCGGGAGCTCAAATTTACATATATAGTCAGAATCAGAAGTaatgaagaatatgaaattgTTTATGACTTAGAACTTGTCTATGTGGGAGAAAATGGTTCAGTTGTTCAGTGGTTTAGATTTACCACAGAAAGCACTTATATCATTTGTGACTTGGATGGTAAGGTATAAACTTTCGACGTACTTCAATGGAGAAACTAAAAAGGAATATGTAATGTGAATCATGTAATATGCATCAATTCTGAGCGCAAGTTCCTTAATTGAGGTTAGTGTAATTAGTTTCCTTTTCCCAACCTTCTCAGAACATATTACTTTGATTTAAGCAAACTTTATGGTAAAATGAGCAAAAAAAACACAGGGAATTCTTATATGTTGATGGCATATTCGGATTTACAACAGTTTCACCGTAGCAGCCAGTCAAAAATACAAGGCAATCGGGTCTGCTGTAGCAACTAAGCACGTTAAACCCATATGACGTCCTCTATTCCCTTTCATGTCATTTTGCTCATAATTTagcaaaaaatattagtaatttttttttctctgtctTTTATTCTGGTGCATAAGGTAAGTCATTCTGGTGCATATTAAGTATTTTTGCATACCTTTCGTGACATATTGTTTTGATGCATGATTTAAGATAAAAACACGGGAATAGAGACAACATCAATAGGTTGTGTGTGATAAGAATGTGTGCTTTGGTATCTTATTGGATAAGCTGGGAGAGGCTGAAGGAGAATGATGATCAAAATTACAAGCGGCACTGCATCGAGATGGTCTACAATTACTTTGTTGCGCAGTTTTGGCAGTCGGAGGATGGAAACACTCAACAGATTGAGAGTGAATCTTTGTAGCAGAAGCCTTTATGAACAACAAAATATTGAAACTCTATATTATGTCAAAGTGTCGCAGAAATGGAAGCATTTCTTAGAGAGTAACGCAGTTTGTTTATTACAAATCCCAACTACATAAATTATTTGAGAATTATCGGACACTAaatgtgaatatatatatatatatatatcggaccaaaataaaatcgaTAAAAGTCCATAGTCATCTACAACCGAAATAAAATCGATAAACGTCCATAGTCATCTACAACAGAAAAATACGTGTATGTAAAAATAATTGGACTAAATCAACTCAATATTAATCTG belongs to Medicago truncatula cultivar Jemalong A17 chromosome 6, MtrunA17r5.0-ANR, whole genome shotgun sequence and includes:
- the LOC25496222 gene encoding receptor-like protein EIX2, whose protein sequence is MSIMNPFSIKLIQAIFLICLVLQADQLVCSKEFVRCIQSERQALLQFKAGLTDVYDNMLSSWTTEDCCQWKGIGCSNVTGHVIMLDLHGNYYGNYNDDYNYIIRGDIHKSLVELQQLQYLNLSGNNFRKSILPGFFGSLRNLRYLDLSNCHFGGQIHIQFESLSHLKYLNLSWNHLDGLIPHQLGDLSNLQFLDLSYNFLEGSIPSQLGKLVNLQELYLGSAYYDIANLTIDNIINLTIDNSTDHSGGQWLSNLTSLTHLHLMSISNLDKFNSWLKMVGKLPKLRELSLRNCDLSDHFIHSLSQSKFNFSNSLSILDLSVNNFVSSMIFPLLSNISSNLVELDLSFNHLEAPPSIDYGIVMNSLERLGLSGNRLKGGVFKSFMNVCTLSSLDLSRQNNLTEDLQIILQNLSSGCVRNSLQVLDISYNEIAGTLPDLSIFTSLKTLDLSSNQLSGKIPEGSSLPFQLEYFDIRSNSLEGGIPKSFWMNACKLKSLTLSKNRFSGELQVIIDHLPKCARYSLRELDLSFNQINGTQPDLSIFSLLEIFDISKNRLSGKIYEDIRFPTKLRTLRMGSNSMNGVISEFHFSGMSMLKDLDLSGNSLALRFNENWVPPFQLDTIGLGSCILGPTFPKWIKTQKYLQFLDISNAEISDNVPEWFWDNLSLQMCNTINISNNNLKGSIPNLKVKNHCSLLSLSSNDFEGPIPPFLRGSGLIDLSKNKFSDSRSFLCANVIDEMLAQFDVSNNQLSGRIPDCWSNFKSLVYVDLSHNNFSGMIPTSMGSLVKLRALLLRNNSLTEQIPSSLMNCTKLVMLDMRDNRLEGVIPYWIGSELKELQVLSLHRNHFFGSLPVELCYLRNIQLFDLSLNNLSGQVPKCIKNFTSMTQKASTQDFTDNTFITTSDTSQFIREYQLNALLTWKGVEQLFINNRFVLLKSIDLSSNHFSEEIPPEIANLIQLVSLNLSRNNLTGKIPSNIGRLTSLEFLDLSQNKLFGSIPSSLSQIDRLGGLDVSHNQLSGEIPKSTQLQGFNASFYEDNLDLCGPPLVKLCVKVKPLHDPKVEVQDDDERLLNRGFYISLTFGFIIGFWGVFGSILIKRSWRHAYFKFLNNLVDDVYVKCRWWLKY